A genomic window from Ursus arctos isolate Adak ecotype North America unplaced genomic scaffold, UrsArc2.0 scaffold_25, whole genome shotgun sequence includes:
- the CGRRF1 gene encoding cell growth regulator with RING finger domain protein 1 — protein sequence MAAVFLVTLYEYSPLFYIAVVFTCFIVTTGLVLGWFGWDVPVILRNSEETLFNTRVFKKQMRQVKNPFGLEITNPSSASITTGITLTTDCLEDSLLTCYWGCSVQKLYEALQKHFYCFRISTPQALEDALYSEYLYQEQYFIKKDSKEEIYCQLPRDTKIEDFGTVPRSRYPLVALLTLAGEDDREIYDIISMVSVIHIPDKTYKLSCRMLYQYLLLAQGQFHDLKQLFMSANNNSTPSSTSSPEEKSIERSLLEKAGLSESEAEPPEENSKDCVVCQNGTVNWVLLPCRHTCLCDGCVRYFQQCPMCRQFVQESFTLCSQKEQEKDKLKAL from the exons ATGGCTGCGGTGTTTCTGGTAACGCTGTATGAATATTCGCCGCTTTTCTACATAGCGGTGGTCTTTACCTGCTTCATCGTGACCACCGGCCTGGTATTGGGATG gttTGGTTGGGATGTTCCAGTAATTTTGAGAAATTCAGAAGAGACCCTGTTCAACACAAGAGTTTTCAAAAAGCAAATGAGACAAGTCAAGAATCCTTTTGGCTTAGAGATCACTAATCCATCTTCAGCTTCAATTACAA CTGGCATAACTTTGACAACAGATTGCCTTGAAGATAGCCTCCTGACATGCTACTGGGGGTGCAGTGTTCAGAAATTATATGAAGCTCTGCAGAAGCACTTTTACTGCTTCCGAATAAGCACTCCCCAAGCCCTGGAAGATGCTCTCTATAGTGAATACCTCTATCAAGAACAGTATTT tattaaaaaggacagcaaagaagaaatatattgcCAGTTACCAAGAGATACTAAAATTGAAGACTTTGGTACAGTGCCCAGATCTCGCTATCCATTGGTAGCACTGTTGACCCTAGCTGGTGAGGATGACCGCGAAATTTACGATAtt atttccaTGGTGTCAGTAATTCATATTCCTGATAAGACTTATAAACTTTCCTGTAGAATGTTGTATCAATATTTACTCCTGGCTCAAGGTCAATTTCATGATCTTAAG CAACTTTTCATGTCTGCAAATAATAATTCCACTCCCTCCAGCACTTCCTCTCCAGAAGAAAAAAGCATAGAGCGCAGTTTGCTGGAAAAGGCCGGACTGTCTGAGAGTGAAGCGGAGCCTCCGGAGGAGAACAGCAAGGACTGTGTGGTTTGCCAGAACGGAACTGTGAACTGGGTGCTTCTGCCGTGTCGACACACGTGCTTGTGTGACGGCTGTGTTCGGTATTTTCAGCAGTGCCCAATGTGCAGGCAGTTTGTTCAGGAATCTTTTACACTTTGCAGTCAAAAGgagcaagagaaagacaaactgaAAGCTCTTTGA